One window of Perca fluviatilis chromosome 12, GENO_Pfluv_1.0, whole genome shotgun sequence genomic DNA carries:
- the rbm44 gene encoding RNA-binding protein 44 isoform X1, producing MAVYQKVWPAFPITLPYEVTAPSSSYLARDYAGVVVPSHLIPCYYNMAIEKPSQKENRKFLLDRSVFDLVEVHKYLSLTDQRLLGWYLSLLPDDRKIIQDEGGFHQFLHRHPALELTRHHVYVKHNFGSDRTALPTVTSNRPVHVSQSRASAAAQYKFDMSYGHQNLKILPNDVRETLTLLGCRNSGDGSLKSPHGEICCTTRLVHQQDCIQTAFSNPTVQEPNHQKVHTIISGPSRLMSSSAAALANCSLDMDLERCSKGGKPELSSQTAMTQGRSANFTYEVSPLQSEWTKIESPKYYSFDSIQMDDTEYSDGSIIQAVELEQVSPLLDPVEENGTKEGGQGQEVDGNEYNVDDDDDDAAIFSFGDQSDNFHSIMENDKSILACLPSEDVKARNNGVQSGPLATDGKALAASRETLNSDQSVVKKTTAEKHTSTMPCATTCDVMVGTELAVCMSDATQTENPKTADKHVVTEVHMTDLDYLAEEFLKLKMAQEELRKQKHKRKSLACKVRKECDCIQRAQQAELALLALQYSMCRQHCWRLYYTSAEGGQATPVPNNPPVDIASVLQNLESEYNQMKDKILTGVPLEQLKPLSVDSEKITTCASYIPAQIINDVLGNVPSWSPQEPQKPDTSVEENGCPDDQSGNGCQPSQRKEKPIKEDSKAVSAVRDRGAIHNEHKPAERQTTAECKELNTSEAWYDAEEDVKPAVATQTGQDPTVIAKERPSESASTEVKSSVLCVSNLPSHVTESNVMQWFEKYQVSEVSFPTLKNDVRVAIVVINGHQSAKDAARALHGRCMQGHTLHVEHIHKAIGESQSQASASISGSESSHDADKPQTSKTDSSSTERKLISQPPPSSSVKHRKVVSISPTAKGTCVPQRYGTMGSFDILMSELTQRHPDVERQRIVDALMQLKAKHQGVLSGLPLRTIREMTSELLTTPASDAVERKQSSVL from the exons ATGGCTGTTTATCAGAAAGTGTGGCCTGCCTTTCCAATCACGTTACCCTACGAGGTGACCGCTCCTAGCTCGTCATACCTGGCTCGTGACTATGCGGGCGTGGTGGTCCCGTCACACCTGATACCCTGTTATTACAACATGGCGATTGAAAAGCCAAGTCAAA AAGAGAACAGGAAATTCTTGCTGGACAG GTCTGTATTTGATTTGGTGGAAGTTCATAAATACCTTTCCTTAACTGACCAAAGGCTGCTGGGTTGGTATCTCTCGTTGTTGCCAGATGACCGAAAGATCATACAAG ATGAAGGAGGGTTTCACCAGTTCCTGCATCGACATCCCGCCCTAGAACTGACTCGGCATCATGTTTATGTGAAGC ATAACTTTGGAAGTGACCGAACTGCCCTGCCAACCGTGACATCCAACAGGCCTGTGCATGTCTCACA aTCTAGAGCCTCAGCAGCAGCGCAGTACAAATTTG ACATGTCCTATGGTCATCAAAACTTGAAGATTCTTCCCAATGATGTAAGGGAGACCTTGACCCTGCTTGGCTGTAGAAACAGTGGGGACGGATCcctaaaaagtccacatggggaAATCTGCTGCACCACACGGCTTGTTCACCAGCAAGACTGCATCCAAACAGCCTTCAGCAACCCCACCGTGCAGGAACCAAACCACCAGAAGGTGCACACAATTATTTCT GGCCCGTCAAGGCTGATGTCGAGCAGCGCAGCAGCTCTTGCAAACTGCTCTCTGGACATGGACCTGGAAAGATGCAGCAAGGGCGGAAAGCCTGAGCTCAGCAGCCAGACTGCAATGACACAAGGCCGGAGTGCTAACTTCACATATGAAGTCAGTCCATTACA GTCAGAATGGACAAAGATCGAGTCTCCTAAGTACTACAGCTTTGACAGTATCCAAATGGATGATACAGAGTACAGTGACGGGAGCATTATCCAGGCAGTTGAGCTGGAACAGGTCAGCCCTCTTCTGGATCCAGTTGAGGAAAATGGCACAAAGGAGGGGGGTCAGGGTCAGGAGGTCGATGGTAATGAGTACAATGTAgatgatgatgacgacgacGCTGCTATCTTTAGCTTTGGAGATCAGAGTGACAACTTCCATAGCATCATGGAGAATGATAAGAGCATACTTGCCTGTCTGCCCAGCGAAGATGTAAAAGCACGCAATAATGGGGTTCAGTCGGGTCCACTCGCCACCGATGGTAAAGCACTGGCAGCCAGCAGGGAGACCTTGAATTCTGACCAGTCTGTCGTCAAGAAAACCACTGCAGAAAAGCACACCTCCACTATGCCCTGCGCTACTACCTGTGACGTGATGGTTGGCACTGAGCTGGCAGTGTGCATGTCGGATGCCACCCAAACTGAGAATCCAAAAACGGCTGACAAGCATGTCGTCACCGAGGTCCACATGACAGATCTGGACTATCTCGCTGAG gaATTTCTCAAACTCAAGATGGCTCAAGAGGAACTGAGAAAGCAAAAACATAAAAGGAAAAG TTTGGCTTGTAAAGTAAGAAAGGAATGTGACTGTATCCAGCGTGCTCAGCAGGCAGAGCTGGCCCTTCTGGCCCTGCAGTACAGCATGTGCAGACAGCACTGCTGGAGACTCTACTATACCTCTGCTGAGGGAGGACAGGCCACACCAGT GCCAAACAACCCTCCTGTAGACATTGCAAGTGTTCTGCAAAACCTGGAATCTGAGTATAATCAGATGAAAGATAAGATCTTGACAGGGGTTCCTCTGGAGCAACTCAAGCCTTTGTCTGTTGATTCTGAGAAGATAACCACATGTGCAAGTTACATCCCTGCACAG ATCATTAATGATGTGCTGGGAAATGTTCCATCTTG GAGCCCCCAGGAGCCACAGAAACCTGATACATCCGTTGAAGAAAATGGATGTCCCGATGATCAAAGCGGAAATGGCTGCCAG CCCAGTCAAAGAAAGGAAAAACCGATCAAGGAGGACAGCAAAGCAGTGAGCGCTGTCCGGGATAGAGGTGCCATCCATAATGAACACAAGCCGGCAGAAAGGCAGACAA CAGCTGAGTGCAAAGAGCTCAACACATCCGAGGCGTGGTACGATGCTGAAGAAGACGTGAAGCCTGCAGTAGCTACTCAGACAGGACAGGACCCAACAGTGATCGCAAAAGAGAGGCCCAGTG AATCAGCCAGCACGGAGGTAAAAAGCTCAGTACTCTGTGTTTCCAACCTACCCAGTCATGTGACCGAG AGTAATGTGATGCAGTGGTTTGAGAAATACCAGGTGTCTGAAGTCAGCTTTCCCACTTTAAAGAATGATGTGAG AGTTGCCATAGTTGTGATAAATGGACACCAATCTGCCAAGGATGCAGCGAGAGCGCTGCATGGCCGCTGCATGCAAGGCCACACTTTACACGTGGAGCACATCCACAAAGCCATCGGTGAGAGCCAGAGCCAGGCCTCAGCCTCCATCAGTGGATCGGAGTCTTCACACGATGCCGACAAACCACAAACCTCCAAGACTGACTCCAGCAGCACTGAAAGAAAG CTGATAAGTCAGCCGCCGCCTAGCTCCAGCGTCAAGCACAGGAAGGTGGTCTCAATCTCCCCCACAGCGAAGGGAACCTGTGTGCCCCAGCGCTATGGCACCATGGGCAGCTTCGATATCCTGATGTCCGAGCTGACGCAGCGCCACCCAGACGTTGAAAGGCAGAGGATCGTGGATGCTCTGATGCAGCTGAAGGCCAAGCACCAGGGCGTCCTCAGCGGCCTGCCCCTCAGGACCATCCGGGAGATGACATCCGAGCTTCTGACCACGCCAGCGAGCGATGCGGTCGAAAGGAAGCAAAGCTCAGTGCTTTAA
- the rbm44 gene encoding RNA-binding protein 44 isoform X2: MAVYQKVWPAFPITLPYEVTAPSSSYLARDYAGVVVPSHLIPCYYNMAIEKPSQKENRKFLLDRSVFDLVEVHKYLSLTDQRLLGWYLSLLPDDRKIIQDEGGFHQFLHRHPALELTRHHVYVKHNFGSDRTALPTVTSNRPVHVSQSRASAAAQYKFDMSYGHQNLKILPNDVRETLTLLGCRNSGDGSLKSPHGEICCTTRLVHQQDCIQTAFSNPTVQEPNHQKGPSRLMSSSAAALANCSLDMDLERCSKGGKPELSSQTAMTQGRSANFTYEVSPLQSEWTKIESPKYYSFDSIQMDDTEYSDGSIIQAVELEQVSPLLDPVEENGTKEGGQGQEVDGNEYNVDDDDDDAAIFSFGDQSDNFHSIMENDKSILACLPSEDVKARNNGVQSGPLATDGKALAASRETLNSDQSVVKKTTAEKHTSTMPCATTCDVMVGTELAVCMSDATQTENPKTADKHVVTEVHMTDLDYLAEEFLKLKMAQEELRKQKHKRKSLACKVRKECDCIQRAQQAELALLALQYSMCRQHCWRLYYTSAEGGQATPVPNNPPVDIASVLQNLESEYNQMKDKILTGVPLEQLKPLSVDSEKITTCASYIPAQIINDVLGNVPSWSPQEPQKPDTSVEENGCPDDQSGNGCQPSQRKEKPIKEDSKAVSAVRDRGAIHNEHKPAERQTTAECKELNTSEAWYDAEEDVKPAVATQTGQDPTVIAKERPSESASTEVKSSVLCVSNLPSHVTESNVMQWFEKYQVSEVSFPTLKNDVRVAIVVINGHQSAKDAARALHGRCMQGHTLHVEHIHKAIGESQSQASASISGSESSHDADKPQTSKTDSSSTERKLISQPPPSSSVKHRKVVSISPTAKGTCVPQRYGTMGSFDILMSELTQRHPDVERQRIVDALMQLKAKHQGVLSGLPLRTIREMTSELLTTPASDAVERKQSSVL; the protein is encoded by the exons ATGGCTGTTTATCAGAAAGTGTGGCCTGCCTTTCCAATCACGTTACCCTACGAGGTGACCGCTCCTAGCTCGTCATACCTGGCTCGTGACTATGCGGGCGTGGTGGTCCCGTCACACCTGATACCCTGTTATTACAACATGGCGATTGAAAAGCCAAGTCAAA AAGAGAACAGGAAATTCTTGCTGGACAG GTCTGTATTTGATTTGGTGGAAGTTCATAAATACCTTTCCTTAACTGACCAAAGGCTGCTGGGTTGGTATCTCTCGTTGTTGCCAGATGACCGAAAGATCATACAAG ATGAAGGAGGGTTTCACCAGTTCCTGCATCGACATCCCGCCCTAGAACTGACTCGGCATCATGTTTATGTGAAGC ATAACTTTGGAAGTGACCGAACTGCCCTGCCAACCGTGACATCCAACAGGCCTGTGCATGTCTCACA aTCTAGAGCCTCAGCAGCAGCGCAGTACAAATTTG ACATGTCCTATGGTCATCAAAACTTGAAGATTCTTCCCAATGATGTAAGGGAGACCTTGACCCTGCTTGGCTGTAGAAACAGTGGGGACGGATCcctaaaaagtccacatggggaAATCTGCTGCACCACACGGCTTGTTCACCAGCAAGACTGCATCCAAACAGCCTTCAGCAACCCCACCGTGCAGGAACCAAACCACCAGAAG GGCCCGTCAAGGCTGATGTCGAGCAGCGCAGCAGCTCTTGCAAACTGCTCTCTGGACATGGACCTGGAAAGATGCAGCAAGGGCGGAAAGCCTGAGCTCAGCAGCCAGACTGCAATGACACAAGGCCGGAGTGCTAACTTCACATATGAAGTCAGTCCATTACA GTCAGAATGGACAAAGATCGAGTCTCCTAAGTACTACAGCTTTGACAGTATCCAAATGGATGATACAGAGTACAGTGACGGGAGCATTATCCAGGCAGTTGAGCTGGAACAGGTCAGCCCTCTTCTGGATCCAGTTGAGGAAAATGGCACAAAGGAGGGGGGTCAGGGTCAGGAGGTCGATGGTAATGAGTACAATGTAgatgatgatgacgacgacGCTGCTATCTTTAGCTTTGGAGATCAGAGTGACAACTTCCATAGCATCATGGAGAATGATAAGAGCATACTTGCCTGTCTGCCCAGCGAAGATGTAAAAGCACGCAATAATGGGGTTCAGTCGGGTCCACTCGCCACCGATGGTAAAGCACTGGCAGCCAGCAGGGAGACCTTGAATTCTGACCAGTCTGTCGTCAAGAAAACCACTGCAGAAAAGCACACCTCCACTATGCCCTGCGCTACTACCTGTGACGTGATGGTTGGCACTGAGCTGGCAGTGTGCATGTCGGATGCCACCCAAACTGAGAATCCAAAAACGGCTGACAAGCATGTCGTCACCGAGGTCCACATGACAGATCTGGACTATCTCGCTGAG gaATTTCTCAAACTCAAGATGGCTCAAGAGGAACTGAGAAAGCAAAAACATAAAAGGAAAAG TTTGGCTTGTAAAGTAAGAAAGGAATGTGACTGTATCCAGCGTGCTCAGCAGGCAGAGCTGGCCCTTCTGGCCCTGCAGTACAGCATGTGCAGACAGCACTGCTGGAGACTCTACTATACCTCTGCTGAGGGAGGACAGGCCACACCAGT GCCAAACAACCCTCCTGTAGACATTGCAAGTGTTCTGCAAAACCTGGAATCTGAGTATAATCAGATGAAAGATAAGATCTTGACAGGGGTTCCTCTGGAGCAACTCAAGCCTTTGTCTGTTGATTCTGAGAAGATAACCACATGTGCAAGTTACATCCCTGCACAG ATCATTAATGATGTGCTGGGAAATGTTCCATCTTG GAGCCCCCAGGAGCCACAGAAACCTGATACATCCGTTGAAGAAAATGGATGTCCCGATGATCAAAGCGGAAATGGCTGCCAG CCCAGTCAAAGAAAGGAAAAACCGATCAAGGAGGACAGCAAAGCAGTGAGCGCTGTCCGGGATAGAGGTGCCATCCATAATGAACACAAGCCGGCAGAAAGGCAGACAA CAGCTGAGTGCAAAGAGCTCAACACATCCGAGGCGTGGTACGATGCTGAAGAAGACGTGAAGCCTGCAGTAGCTACTCAGACAGGACAGGACCCAACAGTGATCGCAAAAGAGAGGCCCAGTG AATCAGCCAGCACGGAGGTAAAAAGCTCAGTACTCTGTGTTTCCAACCTACCCAGTCATGTGACCGAG AGTAATGTGATGCAGTGGTTTGAGAAATACCAGGTGTCTGAAGTCAGCTTTCCCACTTTAAAGAATGATGTGAG AGTTGCCATAGTTGTGATAAATGGACACCAATCTGCCAAGGATGCAGCGAGAGCGCTGCATGGCCGCTGCATGCAAGGCCACACTTTACACGTGGAGCACATCCACAAAGCCATCGGTGAGAGCCAGAGCCAGGCCTCAGCCTCCATCAGTGGATCGGAGTCTTCACACGATGCCGACAAACCACAAACCTCCAAGACTGACTCCAGCAGCACTGAAAGAAAG CTGATAAGTCAGCCGCCGCCTAGCTCCAGCGTCAAGCACAGGAAGGTGGTCTCAATCTCCCCCACAGCGAAGGGAACCTGTGTGCCCCAGCGCTATGGCACCATGGGCAGCTTCGATATCCTGATGTCCGAGCTGACGCAGCGCCACCCAGACGTTGAAAGGCAGAGGATCGTGGATGCTCTGATGCAGCTGAAGGCCAAGCACCAGGGCGTCCTCAGCGGCCTGCCCCTCAGGACCATCCGGGAGATGACATCCGAGCTTCTGACCACGCCAGCGAGCGATGCGGTCGAAAGGAAGCAAAGCTCAGTGCTTTAA